The following are encoded in a window of Mycobacterium sp. ELW1 genomic DNA:
- a CDS encoding fumarylacetoacetate hydrolase family protein, translating into MTISVYRTADGWWAGTADSVARVDTTATTTAALLADRSAIDAAVANTESVAPATLELLSPVTAPCRVVAQMTNFASHVVDTGGDPKSVPLTFFRKASGSITGPLDDIVKPAHVRLLDYEVEIGLVIGTDVPVGTTVTADNLADYICGIVVTNDVSARDVQLTKTQFYEGKSYPGFTPVGPALVLVDRDELARFGDLRLRLKVNGQLRQDSTVKADMIYQPVQALAALTRFQALSAGDLILTGTPVGTALSAPPKVVQKLSSLLPDELKWKLFFAGQAKNTNYLHDGEIVEATVGTDDGKIDLGTQRNPIRFA; encoded by the coding sequence ATGACGATTTCGGTCTATCGCACCGCTGACGGATGGTGGGCCGGCACAGCCGACTCGGTCGCCCGAGTCGACACCACGGCAACCACCACCGCGGCGCTACTCGCCGACCGGTCGGCCATCGACGCCGCGGTCGCCAACACCGAGTCGGTGGCGCCGGCGACACTCGAGCTGCTGTCGCCGGTCACCGCCCCATGTCGCGTCGTTGCGCAGATGACGAACTTCGCGTCGCATGTCGTCGACACCGGAGGCGACCCGAAGTCGGTGCCGCTGACTTTCTTTCGGAAGGCATCCGGGTCCATCACCGGGCCCCTCGACGACATCGTCAAGCCCGCACACGTTCGACTACTCGACTACGAGGTGGAGATCGGCTTGGTGATCGGGACCGACGTCCCCGTCGGCACCACCGTCACCGCCGACAACCTCGCCGACTACATCTGCGGAATTGTGGTCACCAACGATGTCAGCGCACGCGATGTCCAATTGACCAAAACCCAGTTCTACGAGGGCAAGTCGTACCCGGGTTTCACGCCGGTGGGACCGGCTCTGGTGCTGGTGGATCGCGACGAACTGGCCCGCTTCGGCGACCTGCGGCTACGACTCAAGGTCAACGGGCAACTCCGGCAGGACAGCACGGTCAAGGCCGACATGATCTACCAGCCGGTCCAGGCGCTGGCGGCGCTGACCCGCTTCCAGGCGCTGTCCGCCGGTGACCTGATACTGACCGGCACCCCGGTCGGTACGGCACTGTCTGCACCCCCGAAGGTGGTGCAGAAACTCTCCTCCCTGCTGCCTGACGAGCTGAAGTGGAAACTGTTCTTCGCGGGCCAGGCCAAGAACACCAACTATCTGCATGACGGCGAAATCGTCGAAGCAACGGTCGGAACCGACGACGGCAAGATCGATCTCGGAACTCAGCGCAACCCCATCAGATTCGCATGA
- a CDS encoding TetR/AcrR family transcriptional regulator, which produces MARDSAAGNRLERRKMQTRAALVRAAQSFIAAGKLNAPVLEITQAADVGMGSFYNHFDSKEQLFEAAVNDILDALGALLDKLAVDGEDPALTFARSFRIVGRLFRQRPDTSRVLLNTGLTLMYSDRGLGPRALRDITVAAAAGRFTVADPELALSMAAGALMGLGHLLRAQPERDGAEASDRATRGVLVMLGLPAEEADELCRQPLPDLDELIGSDSAA; this is translated from the coding sequence ATGGCACGTGATTCCGCGGCGGGGAACCGCCTGGAACGACGCAAGATGCAGACCCGGGCTGCTCTCGTTCGCGCAGCTCAGAGCTTCATCGCCGCCGGAAAGCTCAATGCGCCGGTGCTGGAGATCACCCAGGCCGCCGACGTCGGAATGGGCTCGTTCTACAACCACTTCGACAGCAAGGAACAGCTGTTCGAGGCCGCGGTCAACGACATCCTGGACGCGCTGGGCGCTTTGTTGGACAAGCTCGCGGTGGACGGCGAGGACCCGGCACTGACCTTCGCCCGCAGCTTCCGGATCGTCGGGCGGTTGTTTCGCCAGCGACCCGACACCTCCCGAGTACTGCTCAACACCGGGCTGACCCTGATGTACTCAGACCGCGGGCTGGGTCCGCGGGCATTGCGCGACATCACGGTCGCAGCCGCCGCCGGACGATTCACCGTGGCCGATCCGGAGCTGGCCCTGTCGATGGCGGCCGGAGCGCTGATGGGGCTGGGCCACCTTCTGCGCGCTCAACCGGAGCGCGACGGAGCCGAGGCGTCCGACCGCGCCACTCGCGGCGTGTTGGTCATGCTGGGACTGCCCGCCGAGGAGGCCGACGAGCTCTGCCGGCAACCCTTACCCGACCTCGACGAGCTCATCGGGTCCGACTCCGCCGCATAG
- a CDS encoding VOC family protein: protein MTQHLDTHRDLHSDQGAVRGEHPGRAKNPIIKVRDLAWLEFEKPDLARAETFAHAFGFTTELHTDRELHLRGADSGTVCVIIRRGPRSRFVGPAFAAHDVADVERLAAATGTLTRQSPDGIGGVTVELVDPGGMPVRVVAGMRDLPEQPAQTVHTFNFGREILRTNATQRPAREPARIQRLGHVVLQSTTYRRSLDWYLEHFGLIVSDFLYYPGQRERGPTMSFIRCDQGATPTDHHTMAMVLGPSDRYVHSAYQVSDLDAIAAGGEYLRERGFHRSWGIGRHIQGSQIFDYWRDPDGFLVEHFSDGDLFDNTLEPGWAPMTASGLAQWGPPVTKDFLGIAPGKESLREMRSILNAVRDDNEFDLTRLRGLLKVTRS, encoded by the coding sequence ATGACGCAGCACCTCGACACCCACCGGGATCTGCACAGCGACCAGGGTGCTGTGCGCGGCGAGCATCCGGGCCGGGCGAAGAATCCCATCATCAAAGTGCGCGACCTCGCGTGGTTGGAGTTCGAGAAGCCGGACCTGGCCAGAGCCGAGACGTTCGCGCACGCATTCGGCTTCACCACCGAGCTGCACACCGATCGGGAGTTGCATCTGCGCGGCGCAGACAGCGGAACGGTGTGCGTGATCATCCGCCGCGGGCCACGCTCACGATTCGTCGGTCCCGCGTTCGCCGCACACGACGTCGCTGACGTCGAGCGGTTGGCGGCGGCCACCGGGACGCTGACCCGTCAGTCGCCGGACGGCATCGGCGGCGTGACCGTCGAACTCGTGGACCCGGGGGGAATGCCGGTGCGGGTCGTGGCCGGTATGCGTGACCTTCCGGAACAGCCGGCCCAGACAGTCCATACGTTCAATTTCGGCCGAGAGATACTGCGTACGAACGCGACTCAGCGGCCGGCGCGCGAGCCGGCGCGGATTCAGCGGCTGGGGCACGTGGTGCTGCAGAGCACGACCTACCGGCGGTCGCTGGACTGGTATCTCGAGCACTTCGGTCTGATAGTCAGCGATTTTCTCTACTACCCCGGCCAGCGCGAGCGGGGGCCGACCATGAGTTTCATCCGGTGCGATCAGGGGGCGACTCCCACCGACCATCACACCATGGCCATGGTGCTCGGTCCGTCGGACCGCTATGTCCACTCCGCTTACCAGGTAAGCGATCTCGACGCGATCGCGGCCGGCGGAGAGTACCTGCGGGAGCGCGGCTTTCACCGGTCATGGGGTATCGGTCGGCACATTCAGGGAAGTCAGATCTTCGACTACTGGCGCGATCCGGACGGCTTCCTGGTCGAACACTTCAGCGACGGCGACTTGTTCGACAACACGCTGGAACCTGGCTGGGCGCCGATGACGGCCTCCGGGCTCGCCCAGTGGGGGCCGCCGGTGACCAAGGACTTCCTCGGCATCGCCCCCGGCAAGGAATCACTACGCGAGATGCGCTCGATCCTGAACGCTGTCCGCGACGACAACGAATTCGACCTCACCCGCCTGCGCGGACTACTGAAAGTGACACGCTCATGA
- a CDS encoding bifunctional 3-(3-hydroxy-phenyl)propionate/3-hydroxycinnamic acid hydroxylase translates to MTALPAFIPVVIVGAGPTGVSAATALAQYGIDCLVLDRWTDVYPQPRAVHLDDEVFRLLAGLGVGEQFAAISRPARGLQLRDPSMRVLAEFRREDTLSANGYPQANMFDQPELERLLRDNLEKYPNVVLRGNAEVVDVVQIDADRARVTVSDRSSGEQHSVETRYVLGCDGANSLVRKAIGAHMDDLKFQQRWLVADVMTDADLCQWDGVHQVCDPGRAATYMRIGTARYRWEFRLLDEETADDYSTLAALYPLIRPWVDGVAPEELDLVRVAEYTFRAQIATRWRRSNMFILGDAAHLTPPFIGQGLCAGLRDAMNLSWKLAGVINGWLPESVLATYEIERKPHARNLIRFALVVGAAMTAGGRVGDALRRVVVPRLHLFPGARDKAVDSATPALRASDLVMKSRGRRQLAGSLCPNPIVADGKRFDEIVGRGFAVVTAMPLTTAQRDEMDRRGAIVIAAHPGTELASWLRAGRAEVAVVRPDRTVLTAGRSGANVLDAVPAFAPHAQAARV, encoded by the coding sequence ATGACCGCGCTGCCCGCCTTCATACCTGTGGTGATCGTCGGTGCCGGCCCAACAGGCGTCTCGGCGGCGACCGCACTCGCCCAATACGGGATCGATTGCCTGGTGCTCGACCGCTGGACCGATGTTTATCCTCAACCGCGCGCGGTCCACCTCGACGACGAAGTGTTCCGGCTTTTGGCGGGATTGGGCGTCGGTGAGCAGTTCGCGGCGATCTCGCGCCCGGCCCGTGGGCTTCAGCTTCGCGATCCGAGCATGCGCGTGCTGGCCGAGTTCCGCCGCGAAGACACCCTCAGCGCCAACGGCTATCCGCAGGCCAACATGTTTGATCAGCCGGAGCTGGAAAGGCTGCTGCGGGACAACCTCGAGAAGTATCCGAACGTCGTGTTGCGCGGCAATGCCGAGGTTGTCGACGTCGTACAGATCGACGCCGACCGTGCGCGCGTCACCGTCAGCGACCGGTCCAGCGGTGAGCAGCACAGTGTCGAGACACGATATGTGCTCGGGTGCGACGGCGCGAACAGTCTGGTGCGCAAAGCGATCGGTGCGCACATGGACGATCTGAAGTTCCAGCAACGCTGGCTCGTCGCCGACGTGATGACCGACGCCGACCTGTGCCAGTGGGACGGCGTGCACCAAGTCTGCGACCCCGGCCGCGCCGCCACCTACATGCGCATCGGAACCGCCCGCTACCGTTGGGAGTTCCGGTTGCTCGACGAGGAAACCGCCGACGACTACTCCACGCTTGCGGCGCTGTATCCGCTGATCCGCCCCTGGGTGGACGGAGTGGCCCCCGAAGAGCTGGACCTCGTTCGGGTCGCGGAGTACACCTTCCGGGCTCAGATCGCCACGCGCTGGCGGCGGTCGAACATGTTCATTCTCGGCGACGCCGCGCACCTGACCCCGCCGTTCATCGGGCAGGGATTGTGTGCGGGGTTGCGCGACGCGATGAATCTGTCGTGGAAGCTGGCCGGCGTGATCAACGGCTGGCTACCGGAGTCCGTGCTCGCCACCTACGAGATCGAGCGAAAGCCGCATGCCCGCAATCTCATCCGGTTCGCGCTGGTTGTCGGCGCGGCAATGACCGCCGGGGGGCGCGTCGGAGATGCGTTGCGCAGGGTCGTCGTGCCCCGGTTGCATCTGTTCCCCGGTGCACGAGACAAGGCCGTGGACAGTGCGACTCCGGCACTGCGCGCCAGTGACCTGGTGATGAAGTCACGCGGGCGGCGACAGCTTGCCGGCAGCCTCTGCCCGAACCCGATTGTGGCTGACGGCAAGCGATTCGATGAGATCGTGGGCCGCGGATTCGCCGTGGTGACCGCGATGCCGCTCACCACGGCGCAACGCGACGAGATGGATCGGCGTGGTGCCATCGTGATAGCGGCGCACCCCGGTACGGAATTGGCGTCATGGCTCCGCGCCGGGCGCGCTGAGGTGGCGGTGGTCCGCCCGGACCGAACCGTGCTGACAGCCGGCCGGAGCGGGGCGAATGTGCTTGATGCAGTGCCCGCTTTCGCGCCGCACGCCCAGGCCGCCCGTGTCTAG
- a CDS encoding TetR/AcrR family transcriptional regulator yields MAATEKSRRRTRRVDGELSRTKILDAATEIAAERGYEGTSIGAVSAKCGLPASSIYWHFTDKDDLIAAVIERSFANWLTLWQLPEDGLPRDRLLEVAAATAKALLDSPDFLRLGLMLALERRPEEPRARAMFIQVRQQAFAALSDSIREMGFGLTEAQVGQLATYAVAGADGLFIAKEIGGDAVDLISLFALHGQALYDTAMRMIEENEAR; encoded by the coding sequence ATGGCCGCAACGGAGAAGTCGAGGCGCCGGACGCGACGTGTTGACGGCGAGTTGTCGCGCACAAAGATCCTCGACGCCGCGACCGAGATCGCCGCCGAAAGAGGTTACGAAGGAACGAGTATCGGTGCGGTCAGCGCCAAATGCGGCTTGCCGGCCAGCTCGATCTACTGGCATTTCACGGACAAGGACGACCTGATCGCCGCGGTCATCGAGCGAAGCTTCGCCAACTGGCTCACCCTCTGGCAGCTGCCCGAAGACGGCCTGCCGCGGGACCGCTTGCTGGAGGTGGCGGCGGCGACGGCCAAGGCGCTACTCGACTCGCCGGATTTCCTTCGCCTCGGTTTGATGCTTGCCCTCGAGCGACGTCCGGAGGAGCCCCGGGCCCGGGCCATGTTCATCCAGGTGCGGCAGCAAGCGTTCGCCGCGCTCTCCGACAGCATCCGGGAGATGGGCTTCGGCCTCACCGAGGCCCAGGTGGGTCAGCTCGCCACCTATGCCGTGGCCGGTGCCGATGGGCTGTTCATCGCCAAGGAGATCGGCGGCGACGCCGTGGACCTCATCTCTTTGTTCGCCCTCCACGGTCAAGCGTTGTATGACACCGCCATGCGGATGATCGAGGAGAACGAGGCGCGATAG
- a CDS encoding cytochrome P450 yields the protein MSRPAVAVATYDRDLYSTQAILDPYPHYARLRQLGPVVWLPKQRVYALARYAECKTVLRDDDGFISGDGVGLSAVFNKLSRGTTLNSDGEEHDRRRKLLAHRMLPRALRELDEVVDSQAKDLVASAVRRRSVDGVADLATALPVSVVPDLVGWPRDRRQHLLRWGGATFDVLGPLNRHAARSVPASLQMLRFARAVVRDRSVLPGSMGHEILEAAEGGAMSARECSALMVDYLVPSLDTTISGIANALALFALHPDQWDLLRADPALVPSAVNEVLRYESPLRAFSRKVRHDIEVSGIKLSSGARVLVLYASANRDEREWEQPDTFDIRRNSGRHLGFGHGAHACAGQALARLEMQAMLRALCDGVSRIELAGPPTWAVNNIIRCYERLPLRLVAA from the coding sequence GTGTCTAGGCCGGCCGTCGCCGTTGCGACCTACGATCGGGACCTGTATTCGACGCAGGCCATCCTCGACCCATACCCGCACTACGCGCGGCTGCGACAGCTGGGCCCGGTGGTCTGGTTGCCCAAACAACGGGTCTACGCCCTGGCGCGCTATGCCGAATGCAAAACTGTGTTGCGCGACGACGACGGGTTCATCTCCGGTGACGGCGTCGGCCTGTCCGCGGTGTTCAACAAGCTGTCCCGGGGCACAACGCTCAACAGCGACGGTGAGGAGCACGACCGGCGGCGCAAGCTGCTGGCCCACCGGATGCTCCCCAGAGCCCTGCGTGAGCTCGACGAGGTCGTCGACAGCCAGGCGAAAGATCTCGTCGCGAGTGCGGTTCGCCGGCGCAGCGTCGACGGCGTCGCTGACCTCGCGACGGCGCTTCCGGTTTCGGTGGTGCCCGACCTCGTCGGGTGGCCCCGGGACCGGCGACAGCACCTGTTGCGCTGGGGCGGTGCGACTTTCGATGTGCTGGGTCCGTTGAACCGGCATGCCGCCAGATCGGTGCCGGCCAGCCTTCAGATGTTGCGGTTCGCCCGCGCCGTGGTTCGCGACCGCTCTGTGCTGCCGGGCAGCATGGGCCATGAAATCCTCGAAGCCGCAGAGGGTGGGGCGATGAGCGCGCGGGAATGCTCCGCTCTGATGGTGGACTACCTGGTGCCGTCGTTGGACACCACCATCAGCGGAATCGCCAACGCGCTGGCGTTGTTCGCGCTGCACCCCGACCAGTGGGATCTGCTCCGTGCCGATCCGGCGCTGGTGCCCAGCGCGGTCAACGAGGTGCTGCGTTACGAATCGCCGCTGCGGGCGTTCAGCCGCAAGGTTCGCCACGACATTGAGGTGTCTGGCATCAAATTGTCCTCAGGGGCAAGGGTATTGGTGCTGTACGCCTCGGCCAATCGTGACGAGCGCGAATGGGAGCAGCCCGACACTTTCGACATCCGCCGCAATTCGGGCCGCCATCTCGGGTTCGGTCACGGAGCTCACGCCTGCGCGGGGCAGGCGCTGGCGCGGCTCGAGATGCAGGCGATGCTTCGTGCGTTGTGTGACGGCGTCAGCCGGATCGAACTCGCCGGCCCGCCCACGTGGGCGGTGAACAACATCATCCGCTGCTACGAGCGGCTCCCGTTGCGACTCGTGGCAGCCTGA
- a CDS encoding bifunctional 3-(3-hydroxy-phenyl)propionate/3-hydroxycinnamic acid hydroxylase, whose amino-acid sequence MSSASTYDVAIVGYGPVGATAANLLGQLGLRVVVVERDPDVYFRARAISTDEEVLRIWQQVGLADQLNADMLPGAGADFVDARGVSIVKLLPADRGNGHPPQQFIYQPAVEGVLRKGVARFPNVSLLLEHECLRLTQRSDSVELMLADLPRDQFTRVRARFVIAADGGSSAIRGQLGIGFTGRTYSERWIVIDTKVIESWPGHDQLRFHCNPERPTVDCPTPLGHHRWEFPVREHEDEDDLLTEDAIWKVLHRQGITRANVQIIGFACYNHHVRFADRWRVGRVFLAGDAAHAMPPWIGQGMCAGIRDVANLCWKLHAVLTDCLPDSVLDTYQEERLPHVKEVTSRAVKVGSIIIEHNTIRAAVRTRFFRFAGKLPGFTAWLRNHRWLPDARYRTGLLAHNGNAATGWLMPQPWVLDEHGATVRLDDLIAGRWTIVRTGAEQSWLPWRSAGVPVVRIVAPGSAPCADCIVDRDGRLIDWLAKKKATVLAVRPDGFVYAAGDDAHPLPAPPAGLTVRATRVKDHA is encoded by the coding sequence ATGAGCAGCGCCTCGACGTACGACGTAGCAATCGTCGGCTACGGTCCGGTGGGTGCGACCGCAGCCAATCTCCTAGGGCAGCTGGGCCTGAGAGTCGTTGTGGTGGAACGCGATCCCGATGTCTACTTCCGGGCCCGGGCCATCTCCACCGACGAAGAGGTGCTCAGGATCTGGCAGCAGGTCGGGTTGGCCGACCAGCTCAACGCCGACATGCTGCCCGGTGCCGGCGCCGACTTCGTCGACGCGCGCGGCGTCAGCATCGTCAAACTGCTCCCGGCGGATCGCGGCAACGGCCACCCGCCGCAGCAGTTCATCTACCAGCCGGCGGTGGAAGGCGTCCTGCGAAAGGGCGTGGCCCGTTTCCCGAACGTGTCGCTCCTTCTCGAACACGAGTGTCTGCGTCTGACCCAGCGGTCCGACTCGGTCGAGTTGATGCTCGCCGACCTCCCCCGAGACCAATTCACGCGAGTCCGGGCCAGGTTTGTGATTGCCGCAGATGGCGGCTCGAGCGCCATTCGCGGGCAGCTGGGCATCGGTTTCACCGGCCGTACATATTCGGAGCGCTGGATCGTCATCGATACCAAGGTGATCGAGAGCTGGCCGGGCCACGACCAACTGCGCTTTCACTGCAACCCCGAACGTCCGACGGTCGATTGCCCGACTCCGCTGGGACACCATCGATGGGAATTCCCAGTGCGCGAGCACGAGGACGAAGATGACCTCCTCACCGAGGACGCGATCTGGAAAGTACTGCACCGTCAGGGAATAACACGAGCGAACGTTCAGATCATCGGCTTCGCCTGCTACAACCACCACGTCCGATTCGCTGACCGGTGGCGGGTGGGCCGGGTCTTTCTCGCCGGCGATGCGGCGCATGCGATGCCACCATGGATCGGCCAAGGTATGTGCGCGGGTATCCGCGACGTCGCGAACCTGTGCTGGAAACTTCACGCCGTGCTGACCGACTGCCTACCCGATTCGGTGCTCGACACCTATCAGGAGGAACGGCTGCCGCACGTCAAGGAAGTCACCAGTCGTGCAGTGAAGGTCGGCAGTATCATCATCGAGCACAACACCATCCGAGCGGCCGTGCGCACTCGATTCTTCCGTTTCGCCGGCAAGCTTCCCGGCTTCACCGCGTGGTTGCGCAATCACCGATGGCTGCCCGACGCTCGCTACCGGACCGGCCTGCTTGCGCACAACGGCAACGCGGCCACCGGTTGGCTGATGCCTCAGCCGTGGGTCCTCGACGAACACGGTGCCACTGTTCGCCTCGATGATCTCATCGCAGGCAGGTGGACGATCGTGCGCACCGGCGCCGAACAGTCCTGGCTGCCTTGGCGATCGGCCGGTGTACCGGTTGTGAGGATCGTTGCGCCAGGTAGCGCTCCCTGCGCCGACTGCATCGTCGACCGCGACGGCAGGCTCATCGACTGGCTGGCGAAGAAGAAGGCAACGGTGCTCGCGGTGCGGCCCGACGGATTCGTCTACGCAGCCGGTGACGACGCCCACCCCCTGCCCGCTCCCCCGGCCGGGCTCACCGTACGAGCCACCCGAGTAAAGGACCACGCATGA
- a CDS encoding alpha/beta fold hydrolase — translation MTTVQSEYHVRANGADIFVTDTGGDGPPVVLLHGGGPGASGLSNFSRNIDALARSHRVVVPDMPGYGRSSKFVDHRDPFGYLADTLRGLLDELGLVTAHLVGNSYGGAAALRLALDTPHRVDKLVLMGPGGIGTTRGLPTEGLKSLLSYYTGEGPSRAKLATFIRDYLVFDGAAVPDDLIDLRYRASIDPEVVANPPLRRPSGIRTLWRMDLTRDKRLRRLGTPTLVLWGRDDKVNRPSGGPMLLTRMPNAELVMTSHTGHWMQWERAELFNDLVAEFLSPASKLALS, via the coding sequence ATGACCACTGTGCAATCCGAGTACCACGTCCGCGCCAACGGTGCCGACATCTTCGTGACGGACACCGGCGGCGACGGCCCGCCCGTCGTGCTGCTGCACGGCGGCGGTCCCGGGGCATCGGGGCTGTCGAATTTTTCGCGCAACATCGACGCACTGGCCCGCAGCCACCGTGTCGTGGTCCCCGACATGCCGGGCTACGGACGGTCGAGCAAGTTCGTCGATCATCGCGACCCGTTCGGCTATCTGGCCGACACGCTGCGCGGACTGCTCGACGAATTGGGTTTGGTCACAGCTCATCTGGTGGGCAACTCCTACGGCGGTGCGGCTGCGCTGCGCCTGGCCCTGGACACCCCGCACCGGGTGGACAAGCTGGTCCTCATGGGCCCCGGCGGGATCGGCACCACCCGCGGACTGCCCACCGAAGGGTTGAAAAGCCTGCTGTCGTATTACACAGGCGAGGGGCCCAGCCGTGCCAAGCTCGCCACATTCATCCGCGACTACCTGGTCTTCGACGGCGCGGCGGTACCCGACGACCTGATCGATCTGCGGTACCGGGCGTCGATCGATCCTGAGGTGGTCGCCAACCCGCCACTGCGCCGGCCGTCCGGGATACGCACCCTGTGGCGAATGGATCTGACCCGGGACAAACGGCTGCGCCGGCTCGGCACACCCACCCTGGTGTTGTGGGGGCGAGACGACAAGGTCAACCGGCCGTCGGGCGGGCCGATGCTGCTCACTAGGATGCCCAACGCCGAACTCGTCATGACCTCGCACACCGGGCACTGGATGCAGTGGGAGCGAGCCGAGCTGT